A region of Drosophila mauritiana strain mau12 chromosome 3L, ASM438214v1, whole genome shotgun sequence DNA encodes the following proteins:
- the LOC117141354 gene encoding charged multivesicular body protein 5 yields MNRLFGRGKPKEPGPSLNDCIAGVDARATNIEEKISKLEAELRKYREQMSKMREGPAKNSVKQKALRVLKQKKAYEQQAESLRNQSFNMEQANYAAQSLKDTQATVAAMKDGVKQMKTEYKKINIDQIEDIQDDMADMFEQADEVQEALGRTYGMPEVDDDDLQAELDALGDEIALDDDTSYLDDVVKAPEAPSREPGADSIVPGKSTIETDEFGLPKIPTSLKTT; encoded by the exons ATGAATCGCCTTTTTGGTCGCGGCAAGCCCAAGGAGCCGGGTCCAAGTCTAAACGATTGCATCGCCGGG GTAGATGCTCGAGCCACAAACATCGAAGAGAAGATCAGTAAACTGGAGGCAGAGCTGCGCAAATACCGCGAGCAAATGTCCAAGATGCGAGAAGGTCCTGCCAAGAACTCCGTGAAACAGAAGGCCCTCCGGGTGCTCAAACAAAAGAAGGC CTACGAACAGCAGGCAGAATCTCTGCGCAACCAGTCGTTCAACATGGAACAGGCCAACTACGCGGCGCAATCCTTGAAGGATACTCAGGCCACCGTGGCGGCCATGAAGGATGGAGTCAAGCAGATGAAGACCGAGTACAAGAAGATCAACATCGACCAGATCGAG GACATCCAAGACGACATGGCTGATATGTTTGAGCAGGCGGACGAGGTGCAGGAGGCATTGGGTCGCACCTACGGCATGCCCGAGGTGGATGACGACGACCTGCAGGCCGAGTTGGATGCCCTGGGCGATGAGATTGCCTTGGACGATGACACCAGCTATTTGGATGACGTGGTCAAGGCTCCGGAGGCGCCGAGTCGAGAGCCGGGAGCTGACAGCATCGTGCCTGGAAAG AGCACCATTGAAACGGATGAGTTCGGCTTGCCCAAGATTCCGACGTCGCTGAAGACCACATAG
- the LOC117141562 gene encoding integral membrane protein GPR155 isoform X2, whose protein sequence is MDSSMYYASQRISASTEANVRVITSTMASSLANGTAAPRADDGGVSMNNFYPALVQCFGIIICGYIAGRFKIISNAETKGLGTFVGTFALPSLIFLSLVELNWSAVNWSFLLAMLVSKAVVFFAVLIISLLVARPLNYARGGLMAIFCTQSNDFAIGYPIVMALYKDVHPEYASYLYLMAPISLAILNPVGLVLMEISKIIKNKEDVTRNPPLCPETCPAEQMSKRNRCLGERSILVFNTLIALFFNPLLLMTLLGVAGGFLFPHGLPEMVSSTLRVLGQSFSATALFLLGLKIVGGTGSERKSTGFLLPGVLILVKILVLPLVIRQTVNIMQSGQNFNDTTELSTFGFLYGTFPAAPGAFVIATQYNMEVELVARSMVFCTFISAPLMFISAKMISLTNLKPLDYLHELDAFSFDISVAGAAACCIMLALLIVTKRFKRMPQRITFCLVLSQLMCCIGVILWSKMEHVHRWPLYLQFLLFNIGTYSTRLWTGLLAISLLFLQCRSLCFVLKLWPYMLVFAWGVPAVLSGLLIAFDSNVMSGEKHNPSFQYGNAQAAISVFMLVMCFIVTVGCLVLHQRYKKRYEKYMTYSQSSDLHSTISTTNLLSHTDQSSIRQSVRTASYSSSSDDEEMIPTAAGLPTSRSNGAVSGGAGSGGGGCGSGNGTCCSGGAPVSNSSTTSTVVVDIEDLLNRTRQRASGANNKDLNKIESAPATEEIRNQMCSSSFNCGPSTSRQSCQTIIERYEDQNRRGLEPLEHPSDADEHQTLKHTVLLIILLCSMFVGLAVSIWTLVMEGMSGIYLELSFLDAFLNFGQGLIVLAVFITDMGELLMPVVKIWRKLWYGANVVSLPHWSNVRPETKHICEQFRNHHLENCKKDIAKDRRWRIRVYRRVFYGTEFVSWLIEVGLSKDRMEAVHYARHLVDGRVLRHINNVYHFEDKLLLYNFCSRI, encoded by the exons ATGGACAGCTCCATGTACTACGCCAGCCAGCGGATATCGGCCAGCACAGAGGCTAATGTCAGGGTCATCACCTCGACCATGGCCTCATCTTTGGCCAATGGAACGGCGGCGCCACGCGCTGACGACGGGGGCGTCTCCATGAACAACTTTTACCCGGCGTTGGTTCAGTGTTTCGGCATCATCATTTGCGG TTACATTGCCGGACGCTTCAAGATCATCAGCAATGCGGAAACCAAGGGTCTGGGCACGTTCGTGGGCACCTTCGCCCTGCCCTCGCTGATCTTCCTGTCCCTGGTCGAGCTCAACTGGAGCGCTGTCAACTGGAGCTTCCTTCTGGCCATGCTCGTCTCCAAGGCGGTGGTTTTCTTCGCCGTGCTGATCATCTCGCTGCTGGTCGCCAGGCCCCTGAACTACGCTCGCGGCGGCCTGATGGCTATATTCTGCACCCAGAGCAATGACTTCGCTATCGGATATCCCATAG TTATGGCTCTCTATAAGGATGTCCACCCGGAATATGCCTCTTATCTGTATCTGATGGCTCCTATCTCACTGGCTATTCTGAATCCAGTTGGTCTGGTCCTCATGGAGATCTCCAAGATCATCAAGAATAAGGAGGATGTG ACCCGCAATCCACCACTGTGTCCAGAAACTTGTCCCGCGGAGCAGATGTCCAAACGGAATCGCTGCCTGGGTGAACGGTCTATACTGGTTTTCAACACCCTTATTGCACTGTTCTTTAACCCTTTGCTGCTGATGACCTTGCTGGGTGTTGCTGGAGGATTCCTGTTTCCCCACGGTCTGCCCGAAATGGTGTCCAGTACGTTGCGTGTTCTTGGCCAGAGCTTTTCGGCAACGGCCTTGTTCCTACTTGGTCTTAAGATCGTAGGGGGTACAGGATCCGAACGAAAGAGTACAGGCTTTTTATTGCCTGGTGTTCTTATACTGGTTAAAAT ATTGGTGCTACCGCTCGTAATCCGACAGACGGTAAACATTATGCAGTCTGGCCAGAACTTCAACGACACCACCGAGTTGAGCACATTTGGCTTTCTCTACGGCACCTTTCCAGCTGCCCCCGGGGCTTTCGTCATTGCGACACAGTACAACATGGAGGTTGAATTG GTTGCTCGAAGCATGGTTTTCTGTACATTCATCTCGGCACCGCTGATGTTTATATCGGCCAAAATGATATCGCTGACAAATCTGAAGCCACTGGACTATCTCCATGAGCTGGATGCCTTTTCGTTTGACATCAGCGTGGCCGGCGCGGCTGCCTGTTGTATCATGCTGGCATTGTTGATCGTGACGAAGCGCTTTAAACGTATGCCCCAAAGAATAACTTTCTGTCTGGTGCTTTCTCAg CTCATGTGCTGCATAGGTGTAATCCTCTGGTCCAAGATGGAGCACGTGCACCGTTGGCCTTTGTACCTGCAGTTTCTCCTTTTTAATATCGGAACCTACAGCACTCGTCTGTGGACTGGTCTTTTGGCCATTTCATTGCTCTTCCTGCAGTGTCGCAGCTTGTGTTTTGTGCTGAAACTATGGCCATATATG TTGGTGTTTGCCTGGGGTGTGCCGGCCGTATTATCGGGCCTCTTGATTGCCTTCGACTCGAATGTGATGTCGGGAGAGAAACACAATCCGAGCTTTCAGTACGGAAATGCTCAGGCAGCCATCTCCGTGTTCATGCTCGTTATGTGCTTTATAG TAACCGTCGGCTGTTTGGTGCTGCATCAGCGTTATAAGAAACGCTACGAAAAGTACATGACCTATTCAC AATCATCCGATCTGCACTCGACCATATCAACGACTAATTTGTTAAGTCACACGGATCAATCGTCCATCAGGCAAAGCGTTCGCACAGCTTCATATTCGTCTTCATCCGACGATGAGGAGATGATACCAACAGCTGCCGGATTGCCAACTAGTAGGTCGAATGGTGCTGTCAGTGGAGGAGCAGGGTCAGGCGGAGGAGGTTGTGGTTCTGGCAATGGAACTTGCTGCTCGGGAGGAGCGCCGGTAAGCAATTCCTCAACAACCAGCACCGTTGTTGTGGACATTGAGGATCTGTTGAATCGCACACGACAACGAGCCAGTGGTGCCAACAATAAAGATCTGAACAAAATCGAAAGTGCACCTGCCACGGAAGA AATTCGCAACCAAATGTGCAGCAGCTCCTTTAACTGCGGTCCTAGTACCTCGCGTCAAAGTTGTCAGACTATTATCGAGCGATATGAGGATCAGAACAGAAGGGGACTTGAGCCCCTGGAACACCCGAGCGACGCTGATGAGCATCAAACTTTGAAGCATACCGTGCTCTTGATCATTTTGCTGTGCTCCATGTTTGTCGGTCTGGCAGTGTCCATTTGGACATTGGTCATGGAGGGAATGTCGGGCATATATCTGGAACTCAGTTTCCTCGATGCTTTCCTCAACTTTGGTCAAGGTCTGATTGTTTTGGCAGTGTTCATCACCGACATGGGCGAACTTCTAATGCCAGTTGTGAAAATATGGCGCAAGTTATG GTATGGAGCCAATGTGGTAAGCCTACCGCACTGGTCAAACGTGCGGCCCGAAACCAAGCATATTTGTGAACAATTCCGCAATCATCACTTGGAGAACTGCAAAAAGGATATTGCAAAGGACCGAAG gtGGCGCATTCGAGTGTATCGCAGGGTGTTCTACGGCACCGAGTTCGTCAGCTGGCTCATCGAGGTGGGACTGTCCAAGGATCGAATGGAGGCTGTGCATTATGCCCGACATCTGGTCGATGGCCGGGTTTTGCGACACATCAACAACGTTTATCACTTCGAGGATAAGCTGCTGCTCTACAATTTCTGCAGTCGCATATAG
- the LOC117141562 gene encoding integral membrane protein GPR155 isoform X1, translating into MDSSMYYASQRISASTEANVRVITSTMASSLANGTAAPRADDGGVSMNNFYPALVQCFGIIICGYIAGRFKIISNAETKGLGTFVGTFALPSLIFLSLVELNWSAVNWSFLLAMLVSKAVVFFAVLIISLLVARPLNYARGGLMAIFCTQSNDFAIGYPIVMALYKDVHPEYASYLYLMAPISLAILNPVGLVLMEISKIIKNKEDVTRNPPLCPETCPAEQMSKRNRCLGERSILVFNTLIALFFNPLLLMTLLGVAGGFLFPHGLPEMVSSTLRVLGQSFSATALFLLGLKIVGGTGSERKSTGFLLPGVLILVKILVLPLVIRQTVNIMQSGQNFNDTTELSTFGFLYGTFPAAPGAFVIATQYNMEVELVARSMVFCTFISAPLMFISAKMISLTNLKPLDYLHELDAFSFDISVAGAAACCIMLALLIVTKRFKRMPQRITFCLVLSQLMCCIGVILWSKMEHVHRWPLYLQFLLFNIGTYSTRLWTGLLAISLLFLQCRSLCFVLKLWPYMLVFAWGVPAVLSGLLIAFDSNVMSGEKHNPSFQYGNAQAAISVFMLVMCFIVTVGCLVLHQRYKKRYEKYMTYSRELSNPESESSDLHSTISTTNLLSHTDQSSIRQSVRTASYSSSSDDEEMIPTAAGLPTSRSNGAVSGGAGSGGGGCGSGNGTCCSGGAPVSNSSTTSTVVVDIEDLLNRTRQRASGANNKDLNKIESAPATEEIRNQMCSSSFNCGPSTSRQSCQTIIERYEDQNRRGLEPLEHPSDADEHQTLKHTVLLIILLCSMFVGLAVSIWTLVMEGMSGIYLELSFLDAFLNFGQGLIVLAVFITDMGELLMPVVKIWRKLWYGANVVSLPHWSNVRPETKHICEQFRNHHLENCKKDIAKDRRWRIRVYRRVFYGTEFVSWLIEVGLSKDRMEAVHYARHLVDGRVLRHINNVYHFEDKLLLYNFCSRI; encoded by the exons ATGGACAGCTCCATGTACTACGCCAGCCAGCGGATATCGGCCAGCACAGAGGCTAATGTCAGGGTCATCACCTCGACCATGGCCTCATCTTTGGCCAATGGAACGGCGGCGCCACGCGCTGACGACGGGGGCGTCTCCATGAACAACTTTTACCCGGCGTTGGTTCAGTGTTTCGGCATCATCATTTGCGG TTACATTGCCGGACGCTTCAAGATCATCAGCAATGCGGAAACCAAGGGTCTGGGCACGTTCGTGGGCACCTTCGCCCTGCCCTCGCTGATCTTCCTGTCCCTGGTCGAGCTCAACTGGAGCGCTGTCAACTGGAGCTTCCTTCTGGCCATGCTCGTCTCCAAGGCGGTGGTTTTCTTCGCCGTGCTGATCATCTCGCTGCTGGTCGCCAGGCCCCTGAACTACGCTCGCGGCGGCCTGATGGCTATATTCTGCACCCAGAGCAATGACTTCGCTATCGGATATCCCATAG TTATGGCTCTCTATAAGGATGTCCACCCGGAATATGCCTCTTATCTGTATCTGATGGCTCCTATCTCACTGGCTATTCTGAATCCAGTTGGTCTGGTCCTCATGGAGATCTCCAAGATCATCAAGAATAAGGAGGATGTG ACCCGCAATCCACCACTGTGTCCAGAAACTTGTCCCGCGGAGCAGATGTCCAAACGGAATCGCTGCCTGGGTGAACGGTCTATACTGGTTTTCAACACCCTTATTGCACTGTTCTTTAACCCTTTGCTGCTGATGACCTTGCTGGGTGTTGCTGGAGGATTCCTGTTTCCCCACGGTCTGCCCGAAATGGTGTCCAGTACGTTGCGTGTTCTTGGCCAGAGCTTTTCGGCAACGGCCTTGTTCCTACTTGGTCTTAAGATCGTAGGGGGTACAGGATCCGAACGAAAGAGTACAGGCTTTTTATTGCCTGGTGTTCTTATACTGGTTAAAAT ATTGGTGCTACCGCTCGTAATCCGACAGACGGTAAACATTATGCAGTCTGGCCAGAACTTCAACGACACCACCGAGTTGAGCACATTTGGCTTTCTCTACGGCACCTTTCCAGCTGCCCCCGGGGCTTTCGTCATTGCGACACAGTACAACATGGAGGTTGAATTG GTTGCTCGAAGCATGGTTTTCTGTACATTCATCTCGGCACCGCTGATGTTTATATCGGCCAAAATGATATCGCTGACAAATCTGAAGCCACTGGACTATCTCCATGAGCTGGATGCCTTTTCGTTTGACATCAGCGTGGCCGGCGCGGCTGCCTGTTGTATCATGCTGGCATTGTTGATCGTGACGAAGCGCTTTAAACGTATGCCCCAAAGAATAACTTTCTGTCTGGTGCTTTCTCAg CTCATGTGCTGCATAGGTGTAATCCTCTGGTCCAAGATGGAGCACGTGCACCGTTGGCCTTTGTACCTGCAGTTTCTCCTTTTTAATATCGGAACCTACAGCACTCGTCTGTGGACTGGTCTTTTGGCCATTTCATTGCTCTTCCTGCAGTGTCGCAGCTTGTGTTTTGTGCTGAAACTATGGCCATATATG TTGGTGTTTGCCTGGGGTGTGCCGGCCGTATTATCGGGCCTCTTGATTGCCTTCGACTCGAATGTGATGTCGGGAGAGAAACACAATCCGAGCTTTCAGTACGGAAATGCTCAGGCAGCCATCTCCGTGTTCATGCTCGTTATGTGCTTTATAG TAACCGTCGGCTGTTTGGTGCTGCATCAGCGTTATAAGAAACGCTACGAAAAGTACATGACCTATTCACGTGAGTTGTCCAATCCGGAGTCGG AATCATCCGATCTGCACTCGACCATATCAACGACTAATTTGTTAAGTCACACGGATCAATCGTCCATCAGGCAAAGCGTTCGCACAGCTTCATATTCGTCTTCATCCGACGATGAGGAGATGATACCAACAGCTGCCGGATTGCCAACTAGTAGGTCGAATGGTGCTGTCAGTGGAGGAGCAGGGTCAGGCGGAGGAGGTTGTGGTTCTGGCAATGGAACTTGCTGCTCGGGAGGAGCGCCGGTAAGCAATTCCTCAACAACCAGCACCGTTGTTGTGGACATTGAGGATCTGTTGAATCGCACACGACAACGAGCCAGTGGTGCCAACAATAAAGATCTGAACAAAATCGAAAGTGCACCTGCCACGGAAGA AATTCGCAACCAAATGTGCAGCAGCTCCTTTAACTGCGGTCCTAGTACCTCGCGTCAAAGTTGTCAGACTATTATCGAGCGATATGAGGATCAGAACAGAAGGGGACTTGAGCCCCTGGAACACCCGAGCGACGCTGATGAGCATCAAACTTTGAAGCATACCGTGCTCTTGATCATTTTGCTGTGCTCCATGTTTGTCGGTCTGGCAGTGTCCATTTGGACATTGGTCATGGAGGGAATGTCGGGCATATATCTGGAACTCAGTTTCCTCGATGCTTTCCTCAACTTTGGTCAAGGTCTGATTGTTTTGGCAGTGTTCATCACCGACATGGGCGAACTTCTAATGCCAGTTGTGAAAATATGGCGCAAGTTATG GTATGGAGCCAATGTGGTAAGCCTACCGCACTGGTCAAACGTGCGGCCCGAAACCAAGCATATTTGTGAACAATTCCGCAATCATCACTTGGAGAACTGCAAAAAGGATATTGCAAAGGACCGAAG gtGGCGCATTCGAGTGTATCGCAGGGTGTTCTACGGCACCGAGTTCGTCAGCTGGCTCATCGAGGTGGGACTGTCCAAGGATCGAATGGAGGCTGTGCATTATGCCCGACATCTGGTCGATGGCCGGGTTTTGCGACACATCAACAACGTTTATCACTTCGAGGATAAGCTGCTGCTCTACAATTTCTGCAGTCGCATATAG
- the LOC117141565 gene encoding prostaglandin D2 receptor has product METTTPVLDLLMPHNATTVAPPKALYANQNRLIIGVIIMVLGVFGNSLALFILARKKLNKNSKYTLMLRCLATNNLVALLGMLTTTLLKMYLAKEVLQSFIRLDCVGLVVWRFFGLSSGCIAAVMAAERWMALARPFIYHKHITYELIRKSINSILMIAVVITFLPFVGFGAYIDESNPDQLKCIRYRDAPGVWNKSYAVLFMVFGTLLCIVIVACNLFVAHTLLCVIGRSRTAKRHMHYDLVSRDKNSAISIDPESSSGTTLYQTQLSTGSGNSHRSVQPARQYRHSVSVTMAATDSSPVEIKFAKLMAFLSISFVICWMPQMIAIPLAIAPNRVPASNKFFIIADVLTALHFTSDPYVYVLSRSKSINWSLLGCIKRWRSGWRPGGLRRSQSDQSRMRTTMTEANTLEFN; this is encoded by the exons ATGGAAACCACAACACCTGTGCTCGACCTGTTGATGCCGCACAACGCAACTACTGTGGCGCCTCCGAAAGCCCTCTATGCAAATCAAAATCGCCTGATTATTGGCGTTATTATCATGGTTCTGGGCGTTTTTGGCAATTCGCTGGCCCTTTTCATTTTGGCGCGCAAGAAGctcaacaaaaacagcaaataCACGCTCATGCTGCG ATGCCTGGCCACCAACAATCTGGTGGCTCTGCTGGGCATGCTGACCACGACACTGCTGAAAATGTATCTCGCGAAGGAGGTCCTGCAGTCCTTCATCCGACTGGATTGCGTGGGTCTCGTGGTTTGGCGATTTTTCGGGCTCAGCTCTGGATGCATTGCAGCAGTTATGGCGGCGGAAAGATGGATGGCCCTAGCCAGACCCTTTATCTACCACAAG CACATTACCTACGAGCTCATTCGCAAGAGCATCAACAGCATTCTGATGATCGCCGTGGTGATCACGTTCCTGCCATTCGTTGGTTTTGGTGCATACATCGATGAATCCAATCCGGACCAGCTTAAGTGTATACGATATCGCGATGCGCCGGGCGTGTGGAACAAGTCGTATGCGGTGCTCTTTATGGTCTTCG GTACCCTGCTGTGCATTGTAATCGTGGCCTGCAACCTCTTCGTGGCCCACACCTTGCTCTGCGTGATCGGCAGGAGTCGCACGGCCAAGCGGCACATGCACTACGACCTGGTTTCCAGGGACAAGAACAGTGCCATCAGCATCGATCCCGAGAGCAGCAGCGGCACCACACTCTACCAGACGCAGCTGAGCACCGGAAGCGGAAACAGCCATCGCAGTGTACAGCCGGCAAGGCAGTACAGGCACAGCGTTAGCGTCACAATGGCGGCCACCGACTCCTCGCCGGTCGAGATCAAGTTCGCCAAACTAATGGCGTTCCTCAGCATCTCGTTCGTCATCTGTTGGATGCCACAGATG ATCGCCATCCCGTTGGCCATAGCTCCAAATCGGGTGCCCGCATCGAACAAGTTCTTCATCATCGCCGATGTTCTCACGGCCCTGCACTTCACCTCGGATCCGTATGTCTATGTGCTGAGTCGCTCCAAGTCCATCAACTGGTCCTTGCTGGGCTGCATCAAGCGCTGGAGGAGCGGATGGCGTCCGGGCGGACTTCGACGTTCCCAGAGCGACCAGAGCCGCATGCGTACGACGATGACGGAGGCGAATACTCTGGAATTCAACTGA